The proteins below are encoded in one region of Fimbriimonadaceae bacterium:
- the ftsA gene encoding cell division protein FtsA — translation MSSNSVFAVDLGSTKAVCISAALNAQGEVRIDAVADVSCQVTDKGVVSDQEAAGRAIDEVVARVERTLGKPVDMLAVTLNGAHLQSVNGQGFLPIFPPGRAVRRDDVLNVVNHSRQVVLPPDREQVMALPREFTVGTHRGVAKPIGMTGDRLAVVTHLVTARTAAIQALDKAVTVAGRQVAQMVADPIASALGSLQGDEAGRGVVVVDIGGETTGITVLKNGSAAYSAVVPVGGVHVTSDLAHLLKVGLDEAERLKVAHASAIAAEVPANEAVYVTQKDSDEARPMQRRVLCEIVESRLREIASLVRRHLERSGCHDGLEAGLVLTGGGAQIPLAPQLFADVLGVGSGRLGVPKVLGPMARSIETPAMSAVVGLARYCLEGEEHELAPVSGIASWKDKIRTIRALFGK, via the coding sequence ATGAGCTCAAACTCAGTTTTCGCCGTTGATCTAGGGAGTACGAAGGCGGTCTGTATCTCGGCCGCCCTGAACGCGCAGGGCGAGGTCCGCATCGACGCGGTCGCCGATGTTTCCTGCCAGGTGACCGATAAGGGCGTGGTGAGCGACCAAGAAGCCGCGGGCCGGGCCATCGACGAGGTCGTCGCCAGGGTCGAGCGCACGCTCGGCAAACCTGTCGATATGCTCGCCGTCACGTTGAACGGGGCGCACCTGCAGAGCGTGAACGGCCAAGGGTTCCTCCCCATCTTTCCCCCTGGCCGGGCGGTCCGCCGCGACGACGTTTTGAACGTGGTGAACCACAGTCGCCAGGTCGTGCTGCCGCCCGACCGCGAGCAGGTGATGGCGCTCCCGCGCGAGTTCACGGTCGGCACGCATCGGGGCGTCGCCAAACCGATCGGCATGACCGGAGACCGGCTGGCCGTCGTCACGCACCTGGTCACGGCGCGGACGGCGGCGATCCAAGCTTTGGACAAGGCGGTGACGGTCGCGGGCCGCCAAGTCGCGCAGATGGTGGCGGACCCCATCGCCTCCGCCCTGGGCTCGCTCCAGGGGGACGAGGCCGGTCGGGGCGTCGTCGTGGTGGACATCGGGGGCGAGACCACGGGGATCACCGTCCTAAAGAACGGCTCGGCCGCCTATTCGGCCGTGGTCCCAGTCGGTGGCGTGCACGTCACCAGCGATCTAGCGCATTTGCTGAAGGTCGGGCTGGACGAAGCCGAGCGCTTGAAGGTCGCGCACGCCAGTGCAATTGCGGCAGAAGTCCCAGCGAACGAGGCGGTCTACGTCACGCAAAAGGACTCGGACGAGGCTCGGCCGATGCAGCGTCGGGTACTGTGTGAGATCGTCGAGAGTCGTCTGCGTGAAATTGCCAGTTTAGTGCGTCGGCATTTGGAACGGAGCGGCTGCCATGACGGGTTAGAGGCTGGGTTGGTCTTGACCGGCGGTGGGGCGCAAATCCCGCTCGCTCCCCAGCTTTTCGCCGACGTCCTGGGAGTCGGTTCGGGCCGGTTAGGAGTGCCGAAAGTGCTCGGCCCAATGGCGCGCAGCATCGAGACGCCCGCGATGAGCGCGGTGGTCGGGCTCGCCCGCTACTGCTTGGAAGGCGAGGAGCACGAGTTGGCCCCGGTTTCCGGCATCGCGAGTTGGAAGGACAAGATCAGGACGATCCGGGCTTTGTTCGGCAAGTAA
- a CDS encoding small basic family protein: protein MILIPLLALAIGVALGFLARGTISPGFGVYLGVAVIAGVDSVFGGTRSVLEGKFHTDVFASGFFANIIIAFFLAWFGDRVGVDLYFAAVLVMGWRIFTNLSLIRRYLLTRYHDYREQKRQQSEHNRQRAEGESASSSLAS from the coding sequence ATGATCCTCATCCCCCTCCTCGCCTTGGCCATTGGAGTCGCCCTTGGGTTTCTCGCCCGGGGGACGATCAGCCCTGGCTTCGGGGTCTACCTGGGCGTGGCCGTGATTGCGGGGGTGGACTCGGTTTTCGGGGGGACGCGGAGCGTCCTCGAGGGCAAGTTCCACACGGACGTCTTCGCCTCCGGCTTCTTCGCCAACATCATCATTGCGTTCTTCTTAGCGTGGTTTGGCGACCGGGTCGGCGTCGATCTTTACTTCGCAGCCGTCCTGGTTATGGGTTGGCGGATTTTCACCAATCTCAGCCTGATACGCCGTTACCTTTTGACACGCTATCACGACTATCGCGAGCAAAAGCGACAGCAATCCGAGCACAATCGGCAACGGGCTGAGGGCGAATCTGCCAGCAGCAGCCTTGCTTCATGA
- a CDS encoding DUF881 domain-containing protein, with protein sequence MSIMALIVGFMTSLAWISVEDRRGRVQRLEPDQRQRFAIGTLDLTEENEDLRLEVTKLRVENTKLQNALAKNSNASEELNKSLQEMKVFATLTDVEGPGVSVVLRDSKKPIEAAIDLGGQIVHDTDVLRVVNELKNAGAEAITVNKRRVGPRTNFRCVGTTILVDDSKIASPVIIRAIGETETLFGAMNLPGGVLDELRQVDPNMVEIQPVERMRLAAFSGSTTTKYITVPVDKE encoded by the coding sequence GTGAGCATCATGGCGCTCATCGTGGGGTTCATGACCTCCTTGGCGTGGATCTCCGTCGAAGACCGGCGTGGCCGCGTGCAACGGCTGGAACCGGACCAACGGCAACGCTTCGCCATTGGGACGCTGGACCTCACGGAAGAGAACGAGGACCTTCGCCTGGAGGTCACCAAGCTTCGCGTGGAGAACACAAAGCTTCAGAACGCGCTCGCCAAGAACAGCAACGCGAGCGAAGAGTTGAACAAGAGCTTGCAGGAGATGAAGGTCTTCGCGACCCTCACCGACGTCGAAGGGCCCGGGGTCTCCGTGGTCTTGCGCGACAGCAAGAAGCCGATCGAGGCAGCGATCGACCTGGGCGGTCAGATCGTGCACGACACGGACGTGTTGCGCGTGGTGAACGAGCTCAAGAACGCGGGCGCCGAGGCGATCACGGTCAATAAGCGCCGGGTCGGGCCCCGCACGAACTTCCGGTGTGTCGGGACGACGATCCTGGTGGACGACTCCAAGATCGCCAGCCCCGTGATCATCCGCGCGATTGGAGAGACAGAGACGCTGTTCGGCGCGATGAACCTGCCGGGCGGGGTCTTGGACGAGCTTCGGCAGGTCGACCCGAACATGGTTGAGATCCAGCCGGTCGAAAGGATGCGGCTCGCCGCGTTCTCGGGCTCGACCACCACGAAGTACATCACGGTCCCGGTAGACAAGGAATGA
- a CDS encoding cell division protein FtsQ/DivIB, with the protein MPSTARKRKRKSRFRLYPSEVLWFLVFANLAAGFLASPATGLSRVRVEGAAPADEDAIAASIQKLRGVPFVRQDRRALEAEVEAIGDVAQAELQSNVFGRGVLKVVLRAPVAEVSGQLVYLDGNGVFFKSKRRFAGLPRLALPEGSEVPNLCLSSGVESHKIAELCKGLADRLPNLADLIALDARGVLSFETSDGFVVVLGSAEDLARKLDRLESVLKERPDLPKKARRLVLTAPDSPVVKG; encoded by the coding sequence CTGTACCCCTCCGAGGTGCTCTGGTTCTTGGTGTTCGCCAACCTGGCCGCGGGATTTCTCGCGAGCCCGGCGACGGGCCTGAGCCGGGTGCGGGTCGAGGGCGCCGCCCCCGCCGACGAAGACGCGATCGCCGCCTCGATCCAGAAGCTGCGCGGGGTTCCCTTCGTCCGGCAGGACCGCCGGGCGCTCGAGGCCGAGGTGGAAGCGATCGGCGACGTGGCCCAAGCCGAGCTCCAGTCGAACGTCTTCGGCCGTGGCGTCCTGAAGGTGGTGCTGCGCGCACCGGTGGCGGAGGTCTCAGGGCAACTGGTCTACCTCGACGGGAACGGGGTCTTTTTCAAGAGTAAGCGGCGGTTCGCGGGCCTGCCCAGGCTCGCCCTCCCGGAAGGCAGCGAGGTCCCGAACCTGTGCCTTTCCAGCGGGGTCGAAAGCCACAAGATCGCTGAACTCTGCAAAGGTTTGGCGGACCGTTTGCCCAATCTTGCCGATCTGATTGCTTTAGACGCCCGTGGGGTTCTATCCTTTGAGACAAGCGACGGGTTCGTCGTCGTCCTGGGGTCGGCAGAGGACCTGGCACGCAAGCTGGATCGTCTGGAGAGCGTATTGAAGGAAAGGCCGGATCTGCCGAAGAAGGCGCGGCGACTGGTCCTTACTGCCCCTGATAGTCCGGTCGTGAAAGGCTAG